In Desulfomonile tiedjei DSM 6799, a genomic segment contains:
- a CDS encoding long-chain-fatty-acid--CoA ligase codes for MERIWNKSYAKGVPPSLAYNDIPLQQALSITAKKYPENVALIFEGTRVTFRELDEMVSRFAGGLKGLGIQPGAKVSIILPNLIQTAVAIYGTLRAGAIAVMHNPRNDDMLMEHQLNVASSEIVVCLDVLVPKVETIQRRTSVRTIISCHIRDYLPFLKKQLFPFVRKQLHLRTREKEGLFEFSHFMDSAQPMTGSHMPSMDDTAFILFTSATTGKSKGVELSHSNMSRNVQQLRAWFPVFRDGKEVVVGCLPFFHVFGLTCSLNIGIFYAFTDILIPLPDPKNILEAVSQYQATFIPALPILYTGMINDPHLLRYNLTSLKGCFSGGAPLALEIMKTFERLTGGQICEGYGLTECSPVSHVNPFGGKTKIGTIGLPLPDTDIKLVDVDDFGTEITTPGERGELCIKGPQVMKGYVNLEQETRTTLRDGWLLTGDIAVMDTDGYFSIVDRKKEMIVSSGEKIFPRDIDEVLFAHPKIMEACALGVPDRDLGQIVKAYVVVKKGETLTAADVIRHCEKRLPPENVPKLVEFLQELPRSQVGKVLRKELKRMHLVQSSLGTAKSVSKPVSA; via the coding sequence ATGGAAAGGATCTGGAATAAGTCGTACGCAAAGGGAGTGCCTCCATCTCTCGCCTATAATGACATACCTCTTCAACAGGCACTATCCATAACCGCAAAAAAGTATCCGGAGAATGTCGCGCTCATATTCGAAGGAACCCGGGTCACTTTTCGCGAATTAGATGAAATGGTATCGCGATTCGCCGGGGGACTCAAAGGTCTTGGTATACAACCCGGTGCAAAGGTATCGATTATATTGCCAAATCTGATCCAGACGGCGGTTGCGATTTACGGAACCTTAAGAGCTGGTGCAATTGCGGTCATGCATAACCCGCGTAATGATGACATGCTCATGGAGCATCAACTGAACGTTGCGAGCTCGGAAATCGTCGTGTGTCTGGATGTTCTGGTACCAAAGGTGGAAACAATACAAAGACGAACCTCCGTACGGACTATTATCTCATGCCACATCAGAGATTATCTACCTTTCCTGAAGAAGCAGCTCTTTCCTTTCGTAAGAAAGCAACTCCACCTTCGAACACGGGAAAAGGAAGGGCTCTTTGAGTTTTCGCATTTCATGGATTCCGCACAGCCCATGACGGGATCGCACATGCCGTCTATGGATGACACTGCTTTCATACTTTTCACCAGTGCAACTACCGGTAAATCCAAAGGGGTCGAACTCTCGCATAGCAACATGAGCCGCAATGTTCAGCAGCTCCGTGCCTGGTTTCCTGTCTTCAGGGATGGAAAAGAAGTCGTCGTGGGGTGCCTGCCGTTTTTTCATGTTTTCGGACTGACGTGCTCGCTTAATATTGGCATTTTCTACGCTTTTACCGACATTCTCATTCCACTGCCGGATCCAAAAAACATCCTTGAAGCTGTAAGCCAATATCAAGCCACTTTCATCCCGGCTCTTCCGATTTTATATACTGGTATGATCAACGATCCACATCTGTTAAGGTACAATCTTACGTCCCTCAAGGGGTGCTTTTCCGGTGGTGCTCCTCTTGCGCTCGAGATAATGAAAACGTTCGAAAGGCTTACCGGTGGGCAGATCTGTGAGGGCTACGGATTGACGGAATGCTCTCCCGTAAGTCACGTCAATCCATTCGGTGGCAAAACTAAGATCGGAACAATTGGACTTCCGTTGCCGGACACAGACATAAAGCTGGTGGATGTGGATGATTTCGGAACCGAGATAACTACCCCGGGGGAACGCGGGGAACTTTGTATTAAAGGTCCTCAGGTAATGAAAGGGTATGTCAACCTCGAGCAGGAGACTCGCACAACGCTGAGGGACGGCTGGTTACTTACGGGCGATATTGCTGTCATGGATACAGATGGATACTTCAGCATCGTGGACAGGAAGAAGGAAATGATCGTTTCCAGTGGGGAGAAAATCTTTCCCCGGGATATCGATGAAGTCCTCTTTGCTCACCCGAAGATCATGGAAGCATGCGCTTTGGGAGTTCCCGATAGGGACCTCGGTCAAATAGTGAAAGCTTATGTAGTTGTGAAGAAAGGCGAGACACTGACAGCCGCAGATGTTATTCGCCATTGCGAAAAACGCTTGCCTCCCGAAAATGTCCCGAAACTTGTGGAATTTCTGCAAGAGCTTCCCAGAAGCCAGGTCGGGAAAGTACTGAGGAAAGAATTGAAGCGGATGCACCTCGTGCAAAGTTCGCTCGGAACGGCAAAATCCGTTTCCAAACCTGTGTCGGCTTAA
- a CDS encoding 4Fe-4S binding protein — MFNSSWIGEAKMYIPFINDDKCTNCLACARICPKLVLKDEDCRVCVFDPSKCTGCESCSAVCPQNAIKIDDV; from the coding sequence ATGTTCAACTCCTCATGGATCGGAGAGGCGAAGATGTATATCCCGTTCATCAATGATGATAAATGCACGAATTGTCTGGCTTGTGCACGGATTTGTCCCAAGCTTGTCCTGAAGGATGAAGACTGTCGGGTCTGCGTTTTCGATCCATCCAAATGTACTGGTTGCGAATCCTGTTCAGCCGTTTGTCCGCAAAATGCCATCAAGATAGACGACGTTTAA
- the astB gene encoding N-succinylarginine dihydrolase — MTREMNFDGLVGPTHNYAGLSYGNPASMEHALTVSDPRSAVLQGLEKMKLLADLGVPQAVIPPQDRPDIPMLRKLGFKGNDSDTISAVARDSKALLAAVYSSSSMWAANAATVSPSADTEDGKVHFTPANLITQFHRSLEPRFTARVLRKIFPDETQFVHHPPLPCALHYCDEGAANHVRLCSSVGEKGLELFVFGKRPFDTGDIGPLLFPARQSFEASRAIARLHGLDRNATIFLKQSSLAVDSGVFHNDVISVGNQNLFFFHELAFEQQLKSIAAVRDTFVKMYDAEPIFIEVANRRVPLELAVKTYLFNIQIVTLANNDMTVIAPTEIAETPQTADVIDNIIEDSNNPIKSVHYVNIRESMKNGGGPACLRLRVVLSETERQAVHPNVVLTSTLYHDLVRWAGAHYRDRLEPEDLADPQLIQETRTALDALTQILGLGSLYDFQRTGGERGS, encoded by the coding sequence ATGACAAGAGAAATGAACTTTGACGGGCTTGTCGGACCGACCCACAATTATGCCGGGTTGTCATACGGCAATCCTGCATCTATGGAACATGCATTGACAGTATCGGATCCAAGATCGGCGGTGCTACAGGGTCTCGAGAAAATGAAACTGCTGGCAGATCTTGGAGTGCCTCAGGCTGTTATTCCGCCGCAAGATCGACCTGACATCCCTATGCTGAGAAAACTCGGGTTCAAAGGGAACGATTCGGATACGATCTCGGCAGTGGCACGCGATTCAAAGGCTCTCCTCGCGGCAGTTTACAGTTCGTCTTCCATGTGGGCCGCAAATGCTGCAACCGTTTCTCCATCCGCGGATACTGAGGATGGCAAAGTTCACTTTACACCGGCTAACCTCATCACTCAGTTTCATCGATCGCTCGAACCGCGCTTTACTGCGCGGGTTCTCAGGAAGATTTTCCCTGATGAAACACAATTCGTTCACCACCCGCCCCTGCCCTGCGCTCTCCACTACTGCGACGAAGGAGCCGCGAATCACGTCAGACTCTGTTCTTCAGTGGGAGAAAAGGGCCTGGAGTTGTTCGTGTTCGGCAAGAGGCCTTTCGACACCGGGGACATCGGTCCCTTACTCTTTCCGGCGCGCCAGAGTTTTGAAGCTTCCCGGGCGATCGCTCGCCTGCACGGTCTCGATCGAAACGCAACGATTTTCCTGAAACAGAGTTCGCTGGCAGTAGATTCGGGAGTCTTCCACAACGACGTTATCTCTGTTGGCAATCAAAATCTGTTCTTTTTCCACGAGCTTGCCTTTGAACAGCAACTCAAGTCCATTGCCGCTGTGAGAGATACTTTTGTAAAAATGTACGATGCCGAGCCGATCTTCATTGAGGTCGCCAATCGACGGGTTCCCCTTGAATTGGCTGTGAAGACGTATCTCTTCAATATTCAGATTGTCACGCTGGCAAACAATGACATGACCGTCATTGCGCCTACGGAAATTGCCGAGACCCCGCAAACCGCCGATGTTATTGATAACATTATTGAAGACTCGAACAATCCCATAAAAAGCGTGCACTATGTCAACATACGGGAGAGCATGAAAAACGGGGGCGGCCCCGCTTGTTTGCGCTTGAGAGTGGTTCTCAGCGAGACAGAGAGACAAGCGGTTCATCCAAACGTGGTCCTCACTTCCACGCTCTACCATGATCTGGTTCGTTGGGCCGGAGCTCACTATAGAGATCGCCTCGAACCGGAAGACCTTGCCGATCCGCAGTTGATACAGGAAACAAGAACTGCATTGGATGCGCTCACTCAAATTCTCGGGTTAGGTTCTCTGTATGATTTTCAACGAACCGGCGGTGAACGGGGGTCCTGA
- a CDS encoding DVU0772 family protein, with protein MKSIGELLKDKDVARLIDWDLHPFDAVTRYLEWGTNWSRGLNHAKSCNEESVYFKINAIKKPARLMLVRQSHHDYEIISEVEAPQELIDDSVRFYACKNAACGLTEELKAWLKKDAASS; from the coding sequence GTGAAAAGCATCGGAGAGTTGTTGAAAGATAAAGATGTGGCACGCCTTATCGATTGGGACCTGCATCCTTTTGACGCGGTGACAAGGTACCTGGAGTGGGGAACAAACTGGTCCCGCGGTTTGAACCATGCAAAATCTTGTAATGAGGAAAGCGTCTACTTCAAGATCAATGCAATAAAGAAACCCGCTCGGCTAATGCTCGTCCGACAAAGCCACCATGATTACGAGATTATCTCCGAAGTGGAAGCGCCTCAGGAACTCATCGACGATTCCGTTCGTTTCTATGCCTGCAAGAATGCCGCATGCGGCCTTACTGAAGAACTAAAAGCTTGGCTGAAAAAGGATGCCGCTTCAAGCTAG
- a CDS encoding O-acetyl-ADP-ribose deacetylase → MKAKIHLLQGDITSADVDAIVNAANNSLLGGGGVDGAIHRAAGPELLAECRQLGGCETGDAKITKGHKLKAKHVIHTVGPIYRGGRSKEPELLASCYRRCFEVAAENNLQSLAFPSISTGAYGYPISEASGIALRTSLEQLKRFPQIEKVVFVLFSQSDLDIYRKALEKL, encoded by the coding sequence ATGAAAGCAAAAATCCATTTATTGCAAGGTGATATTACGAGTGCAGATGTGGATGCTATCGTTAACGCCGCAAACAACTCCCTCCTCGGAGGTGGTGGAGTGGACGGAGCGATTCATCGGGCAGCAGGTCCGGAGCTCTTGGCTGAATGCCGTCAGTTGGGAGGATGTGAAACAGGAGATGCCAAGATTACGAAAGGTCACAAGCTTAAGGCGAAACACGTGATTCACACGGTAGGACCCATTTATAGAGGCGGTCGATCGAAAGAACCGGAATTACTTGCTAGCTGTTACCGGAGATGCTTTGAAGTGGCGGCGGAAAACAACCTGCAATCGCTCGCTTTCCCATCCATAAGCACGGGGGCGTACGGCTATCCTATATCCGAAGCGTCCGGAATAGCGTTGAGAACGAGTCTCGAGCAGCTCAAGAGGTTTCCTCAAATTGAAAAAGTTGTCTTCGTTCTGTTTTCCCAGTCGGACCTGGATATTTACCGAAAAGCTCTGGAAAAACTCTGA
- a CDS encoding tetratricopeptide repeat protein: MKRTLVLPLSLLTSVVFLLSGGAALGDPNSYQKGLQALKAGDNHAAIRNITKALEFDPGNYRYYNDRGVAYKKSGELEKALADYTRALDIRPDYTNALNNRGVVFLQKNDFERAIQDFMEALKYGGLESTVHTNLGLAYAQKADYQHSVKEFEKAIANRPTDPRAFLFMAESLEALGEKAQSLKLYRKARTAASDPSAAAEIERKIALLEKTALPGSGNISFSPTREPRTDSGNTAAEQTKIQPKRGIQLARPLPEALPEPKPVYKEKPPTNTSSASQKTSEPPIESLQELERKSRARALERFSPASREIYLQGVQFVEQSDVQKALIRFEDSSQLEKRSKNSYAVGWNALELGRVHARLNQHARAAAYFEDALRSFLSQKAGDEVILTLVELAASKKTLGQKEKASSFYSRAIDEANSRGYSTLASALEDVAAGKPPKKAPEKTASEKPKHQPEEKTTVAQAKTPPQEPEVKRTTETKPSIVIAKITAPDEKKQIPEVKPPVKPNQPQIPAQKQDFSKIESVGKGPATETGGAPGNDHSGQPKRITLSIKNPLQPKEKLASEDAHRALQPEGRKKLAAKLSESNIAAVPVKPEVRPSHAETKDMAKSIQQDLSELRKLRQKQDESQMIVVLERIAEKFTKNKDYEKALHGLSASLAFREKLGRTKGLDEILYKSGTLKEQMGQLSAALEDLTRASVIDPGSKVADSAARAARSLATKMKLENTLIEALKNLWRSRMANDNQTETQALYAIATGYEKARRLQDALDYYDRSSASVLADKARVYEKSGKSELAEQAYSHAMEAFRKLDYTRYLNMKQNPKKVESLSRQ; this comes from the coding sequence ATGAAAAGGACACTTGTCCTTCCGTTATCATTGCTGACGAGTGTCGTATTCCTCTTATCCGGGGGGGCGGCACTTGGTGATCCGAATAGCTATCAAAAAGGGCTGCAAGCTCTTAAAGCCGGTGATAATCACGCTGCCATACGAAACATCACCAAGGCACTTGAATTCGATCCGGGGAATTACAGATATTATAACGATCGTGGAGTCGCCTACAAGAAGAGCGGAGAACTGGAGAAAGCTCTGGCAGACTACACGCGCGCTCTGGATATTCGCCCCGATTATACAAACGCCCTGAACAATCGCGGGGTAGTCTTTCTTCAAAAAAACGATTTTGAAAGAGCAATCCAGGATTTTATGGAAGCCCTGAAATACGGCGGACTGGAGTCAACCGTACATACGAATCTGGGTCTCGCATATGCTCAAAAAGCGGATTATCAACACAGCGTCAAAGAATTCGAAAAAGCTATTGCGAACCGACCGACAGACCCGCGGGCATTTCTGTTTATGGCTGAGTCCTTGGAGGCTCTGGGAGAGAAGGCCCAATCTCTCAAACTGTATCGCAAGGCACGCACAGCGGCGAGCGATCCATCCGCAGCAGCAGAAATAGAGAGAAAGATTGCATTGCTGGAAAAAACTGCACTGCCGGGATCGGGCAACATTTCCTTTTCTCCAACCCGCGAACCAAGGACGGATTCTGGGAATACGGCCGCCGAACAGACAAAGATCCAGCCCAAAAGGGGAATTCAGCTCGCCAGACCGTTGCCCGAGGCGCTGCCGGAGCCGAAGCCTGTTTATAAAGAAAAACCGCCGACCAATACCTCCTCTGCCTCTCAGAAGACATCGGAACCACCCATCGAGAGTCTTCAAGAACTGGAGCGCAAGAGCCGCGCGAGAGCCTTGGAACGATTCTCTCCTGCATCCCGGGAGATCTATTTACAGGGTGTTCAGTTCGTAGAGCAATCCGATGTGCAGAAAGCGCTTATTCGGTTCGAGGATAGCTCGCAACTGGAGAAAAGAAGCAAGAATTCATACGCAGTGGGATGGAATGCGCTGGAACTGGGAAGAGTACATGCCAGACTCAACCAACATGCTCGCGCTGCGGCATATTTCGAGGACGCTCTAAGATCTTTCTTGTCCCAAAAGGCCGGTGATGAAGTAATTCTTACGCTTGTAGAGCTAGCAGCGAGTAAGAAGACGCTCGGTCAGAAGGAGAAAGCCTCATCTTTCTACTCTCGTGCCATAGATGAAGCTAATTCACGAGGCTACTCAACACTTGCTTCAGCACTTGAGGATGTCGCTGCCGGAAAACCACCCAAGAAAGCTCCGGAAAAAACAGCTTCAGAGAAACCGAAGCACCAGCCGGAAGAGAAGACGACCGTTGCCCAGGCAAAGACACCACCTCAGGAACCCGAGGTAAAACGGACTACCGAAACCAAGCCTTCGATTGTGATCGCCAAAATCACTGCCCCGGATGAAAAAAAGCAAATCCCGGAAGTGAAACCACCGGTAAAACCTAACCAGCCCCAGATTCCGGCCCAGAAGCAGGATTTCAGCAAGATTGAATCAGTAGGTAAAGGACCTGCAACAGAAACCGGTGGTGCACCCGGGAACGACCACTCCGGACAGCCGAAACGCATTACCTTGTCCATAAAGAACCCGCTTCAGCCAAAAGAGAAGCTCGCATCTGAAGATGCCCATCGAGCTCTCCAACCTGAAGGACGGAAGAAACTCGCTGCTAAATTGTCGGAGTCAAACATTGCAGCAGTCCCTGTAAAACCGGAAGTGCGGCCAAGTCATGCAGAAACGAAAGACATGGCGAAGAGTATCCAGCAAGACCTGTCGGAATTGAGAAAACTTCGACAGAAACAAGATGAGTCCCAGATGATAGTCGTGCTGGAGCGAATTGCTGAAAAGTTCACCAAGAACAAGGATTACGAAAAAGCATTGCACGGACTCTCTGCCTCGCTCGCTTTTCGAGAGAAGCTCGGAAGAACCAAGGGATTGGACGAGATCCTCTATAAAAGCGGGACGCTGAAAGAGCAGATGGGACAACTTTCTGCTGCACTCGAGGATTTGACCCGCGCGTCCGTTATCGATCCCGGTTCTAAAGTAGCTGATTCCGCTGCTCGGGCTGCTCGCTCTCTTGCTACAAAAATGAAGCTCGAAAACACCCTAATCGAGGCACTGAAGAATCTCTGGCGCTCGCGAATGGCGAACGATAACCAGACTGAAACCCAGGCACTCTATGCCATAGCCACTGGCTATGAAAAAGCCCGGCGTCTTCAGGACGCCCTTGATTATTACGATCGTTCCAGTGCTTCCGTGCTCGCAGACAAGGCGAGGGTATATGAAAAATCAGGCAAGAGCGAACTGGCCGAACAGGCATACTCGCACGCGATGGAAGCATTCCGGAAATTGGACTACACGCGATATCTCAACATGAAGCAAAATCCGAAAAAGGTTGAATCATTGTCGCGTCAATAG
- a CDS encoding substrate-binding domain-containing protein, whose translation MKKTLLHASFAILCLALLLVSYSWAQGTMALRVNGAAMASDQVALWAKSFHAENPNMNVLVVGSSAGKGFESLFEKRAEIGLASRLISPEEMKTAESKNMKLANRLIGYAGMAVYTSPENPVNELTMEQLRKIFTGDFTNWKDVGGPDQPIRCFTRRVPESGGAVFFQNTVLKKAPYAPSTIKAESWGSIIKICANAKDLPIGIGPVPINGTSGGAKVLGVKADENSPAVIPSEETLKNKTYPILLPFYMYWDADTKDKRVMDFVNYCEQRGIH comes from the coding sequence GTGAAAAAGACCCTTCTTCACGCAAGCTTTGCAATTCTTTGTTTGGCGTTGTTGCTGGTCTCTTACTCCTGGGCTCAGGGAACAATGGCTCTGCGCGTCAACGGAGCCGCCATGGCTTCCGACCAGGTTGCACTGTGGGCTAAGTCATTTCATGCAGAGAATCCGAACATGAATGTGCTTGTTGTAGGCTCCAGCGCAGGAAAAGGTTTTGAATCCCTATTCGAGAAACGTGCGGAAATTGGCCTTGCCAGCCGTCTGATTTCTCCGGAAGAGATGAAAACTGCAGAAAGCAAAAACATGAAATTGGCAAACCGGCTGATCGGCTATGCCGGGATGGCGGTTTACACAAGTCCTGAGAATCCTGTGAATGAGCTCACTATGGAGCAGCTCAGGAAAATTTTTACTGGAGATTTCACGAACTGGAAGGACGTGGGCGGACCCGATCAACCAATCCGGTGTTTCACCAGAAGGGTGCCCGAATCAGGCGGCGCCGTGTTCTTCCAAAACACCGTTCTCAAGAAAGCTCCATATGCTCCCTCTACCATAAAGGCTGAGAGCTGGGGTTCAATAATCAAAATATGCGCCAATGCCAAGGATTTGCCGATTGGTATCGGCCCTGTACCAATCAACGGGACGTCAGGGGGTGCGAAGGTCCTTGGGGTGAAAGCCGACGAAAACTCTCCAGCGGTGATTCCATCCGAAGAAACGCTGAAGAACAAAACCTATCCAATTCTACTTCCCTTCTACATGTACTGGGACGCGGATACCAAGGACAAGAGAGTGATGGATTTTGTCAATTATTGTGAACAAAGGGGAATACATTAG
- a CDS encoding GTP-binding protein: protein MKVVGDRIYLKLIFFGTALAGKTTALEWLFYHAIPDEMKLVKELRQVKTSFGQTLLFDFAPIEISQNVITRMFSATGQDYYKGTRTKVLADSDGIFIVVDSQKNQLENNRLILQELEKCRREMDGLSEAEIVVLYNKNDLEEIYPMDFLSGDLGLQAWEGFSTCALTGDNLEEALIAMLRKLTEKLRVQGFDVE from the coding sequence TTGAAAGTCGTTGGTGACAGGATTTATCTAAAACTCATCTTTTTCGGGACCGCGCTTGCCGGCAAGACAACTGCGTTGGAATGGTTGTTCTATCATGCCATTCCTGACGAGATGAAACTGGTGAAAGAACTCAGGCAAGTGAAGACTTCTTTCGGTCAAACGCTGCTCTTCGATTTTGCACCGATTGAAATCTCACAAAACGTGATCACCCGAATGTTCTCCGCAACAGGGCAGGATTATTACAAAGGAACAAGAACAAAAGTGCTTGCCGATTCTGACGGTATATTCATTGTGGTGGATTCCCAGAAGAATCAACTTGAGAACAACCGTCTGATACTTCAGGAACTGGAAAAATGTCGCCGCGAAATGGACGGCTTGTCTGAAGCGGAAATAGTTGTCCTGTACAATAAGAACGATCTTGAAGAAATCTATCCAATGGATTTCCTTAGCGGGGATCTCGGGTTACAGGCTTGGGAAGGTTTTTCAACCTGCGCGCTTACCGGAGACAATCTGGAAGAAGCATTGATAGCGATGCTTCGCAAGCTTACTGAAAAACTCAGGGTCCAGGGTTTTGACGTGGAATGA
- a CDS encoding roadblock/LC7 domain-containing protein — protein sequence MKNIAEMIRDMLDSVPGLIAAVVIDSDGIPIAMEGKIDMEPEDLGAMLASAFQCYQALGDGLGQFYCELVTAEFDGINVAQQMMPRGSLILVAEKSSPMGVVRMAAKTGRQALNEAMETTAEARKRFMEEHKLRLPRLPGDQGKAKPVSLLTFLEKKKKG from the coding sequence ATGAAAAATATTGCCGAAATGATCAGGGACATGCTCGACAGTGTTCCGGGTCTGATCGCTGCGGTAGTAATAGATAGTGATGGTATTCCCATTGCGATGGAAGGAAAAATTGATATGGAACCCGAGGACCTCGGGGCTATGTTGGCTTCAGCATTTCAATGCTATCAGGCGCTGGGTGATGGCTTGGGCCAGTTCTATTGCGAGTTGGTTACCGCTGAATTCGACGGCATCAATGTTGCCCAACAGATGATGCCACGCGGATCACTGATCCTGGTTGCCGAAAAATCATCTCCCATGGGCGTGGTGAGAATGGCAGCCAAAACAGGAAGACAAGCCTTGAACGAGGCAATGGAGACTACCGCCGAAGCGAGAAAACGGTTCATGGAGGAACACAAGCTCCGTCTCCCACGACTTCCCGGAGATCAGGGTAAAGCGAAACCCGTGAGTCTTCTAACGTTCCTGGAGAAGAAAAAGAAAGGATGA